ATTTAACTAATAATTAATAGGATATAATAATGAAAACAAAAAAAGCTTTAAGTAATACTTTTGATGTAGTTTACTATTTTAGATCAACAGGTAATATCTATACATGTTTTGACAGATATCCTGATTGGTTAAATGCTTGGATCGAAACTAATAAAAATAAATTCATTATGCATTATCAAGTGCATAATTTGCCTGACGTGTCTTGGGTTGACGATGTAGGTATTATTGTTCATGATTTTAATGTCGGCGACTGTTTGATTTGTACCGATAATAACATAGTAGAGATTGGGCAGAAAGCCTTGTACAACATGATGTGTAGAATTAATGGGATTGATATCACTACCCCCATATCAAACCAAGCAGAAAACGTTGATTTGTTAGAAATGAATATTCAACCTAACACAGAAGTATCGGTAACAGAAACTATTCCAGACTTATTGTAAAGCTGATGAGTGTATATTTCGATAGAGTTTGCAGAGTAGTAGTCCTAAACAACGAGGCTTTGTCTATCGAAGACCATAGAATTAAATTTGAAATCACCAAAGCTATTACTCAAAAAGATAACTCGGCAAAAATAGAAATATTTAACTTATCTAACGTAACCAGAAAAAAGATAGGCATAAAAGAAACCTCTGCTCAATTATACGCAGGCTATAAAGAGTATCAGGGAGCTGTACAAGTGGGTCAAGGCGTTATTTGTCAAGTAACTACTATCAGAGACAAGACCGATATCGTTACAAGAATGCTCTTAAAAGACGGATTGTCGTATATCAAAAACAATCCTATATCTTTTTCTTATGAAAAAGACGTTAAGCTTGAAGAGGTTTTAAAAAAAATAGCTAAAGATGCAGGATTGGTATTAAAAAGTATCGGCATTGATTCTAAGGCCATCAGCGGTGGTTATACTATTTTTCGTAGCCTTGATTATGAATTAAATCAACTAGCAGAGCGATTTGATTTTGACTGGTCAATACAGGACAAGGCTTTAGTTGTTATAGGTAAAAAACAAAATATCTCGCAGCAGGTAGTTTTACTTACTCCTGATAGCGGTTTGATATTAAATCCAGAGTCTGTAAAAAAAGTATCGCAAAGACTACAGAAGTTAAAAGATAAAGGTGAGATTTTAAACGATATTCGTTTGTTTCATGTTCATGCTTTGCTACAACCTCAATTGCAAGTTAATGATGTTATTGTCGTAGATAGTCAAGACTTAAGCGGTAAGTTTAGAGTGCATAAGTTGACTCATATAGGTGATACTAGAGGCAATGAGTGGTATACAAAAATGGAAGTAAAAGCACTATGAGTGAAAACACTAGTTTAAGCGATGTATTAGAAGCGTTAATGAATAAAATCAATACCGAGCTTAATGTCTCTATTCCCGGAGTAATAGAAAAATACGATTTTAAAACGCAAAAAGCTAATGTAAGAATTAATATAAAGCCTTATCAAAAAGTAGATGTTGACTTCCCTATCGTTCCGAATGTTCCTGTAGTATTTCCGAGAAGCGGCGGCGCATCCCTCACAATGCCCGTGAAAAAAGGCGATGGGTGTTTGTTGGTGTTTTCTGATCTAGACGCTAAGAGCTGGTTGCTTGGAGCTGATAATGTCAAGCCGCAAACTTCAAGACGTCATCATTTAACCGATGCCATTGCTATTATAGGATTAAATCCATTTACCAAGGCGTCTCAAGCGGAAAATAACGAAGATGTGCTGCTTAGTTATGCAGACTCAAAGGTTAGATTAAAACCCAACGGAATAATCGATATTCATAACGCTAAAGAGGTGAATGTTAAGACCGAAAGCGTTATAATTAATTGTAAGAATGCCAATGTTAAAGCTGAAGAAAGTATAACGGCTGAGTGTAAGAATGCTAGTATAACTTCCTCTGAAAATACTAGTATCGACTGCAAAAATGCTAATATTAAGTCTAGCAAAAATGCGTCTGTAGAATGTAAGAATGCTAGTATTAAAGCTAATGAAAATGTGTCTATAGAATGCAAAGCGGCTAGCGTAAAATCAACGGAAGCTGCGAGTATCGATTGCAAGACTGCTAGTATTAAGGCCAGTGATAGTGTAAGCATTGATACTAAAACCGCTAATCTAAAAGTTAGTGAGAATGCTAATATAGAATGTCAAAACGCCACTGTAAAAGCTAGCGATGCAATAAATACCGAAACTCCTAACTTTACTCAAAAAGGTAATATGAAGATTGACGGCAATATTGAGATAACAGGTACTTCGCAGCTGAAAGGTGATGCTACATGTTCGACAACTATTACTGGAAATGCGGTAAAAACAAGTGGCGGTAAAGACTTGGCTACTCATACTCACGGTTATACTATGCCTATTGCAGGTTCTACACCTACAGGAGTGACGCCTAATACCCCAACAAGTACTGCTAATTAAAATATAGGTAATTTATGCTTAATCCAATAGTAGATTGTGTAAAAGTTATGATTACTGGTTAATAATAGAATAGGTGTAGAAATTTAAGAAAGGAATATAATTAAAAACAAACGAAAGAATTATTATGAATAATACCAAACCGTTAATCTCTTTTGACTACGCCATCAAATATCTTCTAAAAGATAAAGGCGATTACAGTATAATAGAAGGCTTCATCTCAGCTCTTCTTAAAACTAAGGGTTATAAAGATGTTAAAATAGTTGCTCTGCTTGAGAGCGAAAGTAATAAAGAAGATAGCAAAAGTAAACGAAGCCTAGCCGATTTAATTGTTGAAGATGAAGATCAGCATAAATACATTATT
This genomic interval from Candidatus Trichorickettsia mobilis contains the following:
- a CDS encoding phage protein, with product MSVYFDRVCRVVVLNNEALSIEDHRIKFEITKAITQKDNSAKIEIFNLSNVTRKKIGIKETSAQLYAGYKEYQGAVQVGQGVICQVTTIRDKTDIVTRMLLKDGLSYIKNNPISFSYEKDVKLEEVLKKIAKDAGLVLKSIGIDSKAISGGYTIFRSLDYELNQLAERFDFDWSIQDKALVVIGKKQNISQQVVLLTPDSGLILNPESVKKVSQRLQKLKDKGEILNDIRLFHVHALLQPQLQVNDVIVVDSQDLSGKFRVHKLTHIGDTRGNEWYTKMEVKAL
- a CDS encoding Gp138 family membrane-puncturing spike protein → MSENTSLSDVLEALMNKINTELNVSIPGVIEKYDFKTQKANVRINIKPYQKVDVDFPIVPNVPVVFPRSGGASLTMPVKKGDGCLLVFSDLDAKSWLLGADNVKPQTSRRHHLTDAIAIIGLNPFTKASQAENNEDVLLSYADSKVRLKPNGIIDIHNAKEVNVKTESVIINCKNANVKAEESITAECKNASITSSENTSIDCKNANIKSSKNASVECKNASIKANENVSIECKAASVKSTEAASIDCKTASIKASDSVSIDTKTANLKVSENANIECQNATVKASDAINTETPNFTQKGNMKIDGNIEITGTSQLKGDATCSTTITGNAVKTSGGKDLATHTHGYTMPIAGSTPTGVTPNTPTSTAN